The sequence AAATAGCAAGAAACAATGTGATTCAGGCTTAGACCATAAGGAGGTCTTACTAGACCATGCTTAGAAATAgacattttagtattttttaccAAGAGTTCTTTGCCTTGTGGGAGGCCACAGATTCCTTTAAAGGAGACTCTTACCCCCATTATATAAATgtgtacatgcatacacacacatacacacacagagaaagatttTAGACTCTCTGAAAGTAAGATTTCTCTTCCAAGGTTCCAAGCCCCCGAAATAGACAAAATGAAGAATCAACAGAGTTTTATGTAGACttttgttacctttttttttttagtggatttGTTCTTAGGCAAGATACTGGATCACACCTGCTCACCTGCTTTGGATAATCAGAATCCAGTTAACCCCTTTGGAGCATTTGCTGACCAAGAATAGttcttgcttatttaaattatgttgCCCTCCATGGCTGTTCTAAAGCCTCTCTCACTGCTCAGGCATTTCTGTCAGCTTGGTGCcaaaataaggaaaaggaaaatataattgaCTTGGGGATTTCCTGTTCATTTGGAAGGAATGAGAGATTCATTTCAGAATTTACACTCTGAACCACCGCACTGTACAatcttatttccaaaaaaaagagACTAGGACCATGCTATTAactcctctgtctctttctcttcaaATTAATATCCACAAGTTTCCCTTTCAGCAGAACTGAGGTCAGCCTGGAAGAAAGGAAGGCATGGATGATGCCGAGGTCTGGTGCTGTCCACAAAGCATGGCTCGGAAGAGGGCGGACGGCTCAGGACTGCAGCTGGACTTACTCATCTGAAACCTCAATAGACGACTTCTTATAGCCAGACTTGCTCCTCTTCTTCAGCCCTGCAGACTTCCTCCCCATTCTCACCAGTAGCAGAATAACCACTACAGTTGAGGGAATGAAGACAAGAATGGAAAGAAGGGCCACAGAGGACAGCATCGTGCCAAAAcctgaaggaggaaaagagaaggtaAAAGAGAGGGATGTGCAAAGTGCTTCCTATGACATGAGATAGTCTTACTTTTGCTCCAGTTTTCTTCTCATTACAAAAGGAATAAATTCATGGTAGAAACaccagaaaacacacaaaaacacaaagaatTAAAATTTACCCATAATCTGGATACCTAGGATCAACATGTCAGTATCTACCTGTTCACTCTTCTTTCTAGGAGTCCGtgtctctgttttatgttttggggttttggccacgaggcaggtgggatcttagctcccctgaCAGGGATGGAAAACAacacccccagcattggaagatgaagtcttaaccaccggaccacaagggaagtccccagggcATGAGTGGGAATATAGGGAGGAGACTATATGTTCAGAAGTGCACACCATACTTTACAGACTTTTTCTAACCTCTTTTTTATTtactatataaatattttccataaatattccatccatgtgtgatttttttttccattttatttatttttttaattggagtataattggtggcttccttggtggttcaggtggtaaagagtccacctgcaatgcaggagacttgggttcgatccctgggttgggaagatcccctggagaaggaaatggtaacctactcgagtattcttgcctggagaatcccatggacagaggagcctggcgggctgcagtccacggggtcacaaagagtgactaacacacacacacacacacacacaattgccttacagtgttgtgttagtctccgctgtacaacagtgtgaatcagctatgtgtattcatatatcccttccctcctgagcctccctcccatgccGCTAAGTCATCAcacagcaccaagctgagctccctggactctacagcagcttcccactagctatttcaCCCGTGGTGTGCatgtatgtcaatgctactcttccaattcatcccaccctctccttctcccactgtgtccacaagtctgttctctaagtctatgtctcctcagatgtacagaacagacttttggactctgtgggagaaggcgagggtgggatgagctgagagaatagcactgaaacatgtatattatcaagtgtgaaacagatcgccagcccaggttggatgcatgagacaagtgctcagggctggtgcactgggaagacccagagggatgggacggggagggaggggggaggggggatcaggatggggaacacatgtaaatccatggctgattcatgtcaatgtatggcaaaaaccactacaatattgtaaagtagttagcctccaactaataaaaataaatgaaaaaaataataataataagtctgtctcttttcctgctctgcaaataggttcatcagtccAGGTGTGACTTTTTTTAAGGGCTGCATAGTATTCTGCATATTGAATAATTTATTGCATCAATCTGCTAATGCTGGATATTAAAGTTGTTTCCAATTCTTTGAATCTATGATTTATGTAATGATGATCATCCTTGTATATAAACATTCATACTtagctctattttttaaaacattttaaaatggaattgctggatcaaaggATATATAATTTTAAGGTATCTGATTTATACTATCAAAGAGTCTGCCAGAAAAACTATACCAGTTTCTACTCCCACCAGCAGTATGAATGTGCCCATGTCTTTGAAATCTATAAGTtgtcctaaaaaaataaagaaagagaaaggcaagggagaaagagacagagagacataCAGAAAGATTTGAGAAATGACAAGGTAGCTATAATGAACCATAATGCAGGTCTCTATATCTAAATCTTTGGTTCAAATCCAAATAAGGACTAGAATGACCACTCaacagtcaccagggaagggTGGGAGAAAAAAGGTCAGTCCTTATCCCACTCATGTTTCAGACCGAATGCTGCTCTTTGCAACAGAAAAGAAATGTGCAGCCTCCATATTTAAAGGAGGTACCCTTTCAAGACTCAGGAAAAAACACAGTCTCATAACTGAAGGTATGTATACATTAGGGAAACCAGAATGACATCTGTTTCACAAAGATAGCAACCCTCTATTTACTCAGGGGTTTGCATTACATTCCACAAGACTCTGATCAcctgaaatgaaaatttaaagaagaatcaTGGCAAAACTATGAcgatatttggaaaaaaaaaactttagtttGCAAAATAAAGAACTCATCCTCAAAGACAATTCAAGATGGTAGAATGTTCTGATAAAGATAAGTTAAGTTCTGCTTATCACTGATCTCTCCAcaaaccaccacagaagtcccagaGCACTCACTGCAGCACAGGTTGGCGGCAGTTAGCTTACCCCTTTCTGTGACTGTCAGCTCTGTCGCCGGAATATTATGGTGCACATCTGGGGGGTTTTTCACAGCACAGCTGAATGTCCCATTGTCCTTCATGGTAGGATTGCTTATGCTTATGGATGCATCCCCTTTGTATACATCTCCAACCCAGGAAATCCGATCCCGAAAAGTGCCAGCTGTGGTTGGGTACTGGAAAGACTGATAATGAAAAATCTAGGAAAGCAAcaccatgagaaaataaaagagttAATATGGAAAATGCAATGAAAcgtaaagctgctgctgctgctgctaagtcacttcagtcgtgtccgactctgtgcaaccccatagacggcagcccaccaggctccccgtccctgagattctccaggcaagaacactggagtgggttgccatttccttctccaacgtaaAGCTAAGTAagtccaaaataaaatacaaatgtatAATGGGTTTTCCCAGTTGGACAATTTTTTCTTACACTTTGTTCACTTCTGTACTATAGGTTAAAAAGATAGGTTTATGAAACTTGTCCCCAAAACAGTCCTAACAAAAGAATCCAAGGATTCTGATTCTCGAACCTCTTCTCCCCAACGTACTAAAGTGGCAGGTCTCAACTAGAGGCAATTTTGCCCTCAAGACATTTGGGACCATCTGGAGATGTTTTTTGTTGTATTACTAGTATCTGGAGGGTAAAGGCCAGGGGATATTGCTGAAAATCCTGCAGTGCATAGACTagccccccacaacaaagaattatctggatCAAAATGCCAATAGTGCCAAAGTCAATAAATCCTATTCTAAAGCAGCATCTACTATCACATGGTACTTTATAGGGTGCAATCAACCTCTACACATTCACTTATCTGACCATCACAACGACACTGAACTATCCATGGGGCAGACAGGGAAAcaaggccaaaaacaaaaaaattaagtgagTTACTCAAAAGCACCTAATGAATAAGTGGGAAAGGGGAGATTTTTCATTTATCCTCAAAATCATCAAGAGGCTATAACATACGCCTCTCTCAAGTCATCTATCTTGGAAATTAATAAAACCCCAAGTCAGATGTGTGATTGGTACTCAATGAATATACATTGAATTAAAACAATGCTGCTTCAGATTGGTGATCACATACCTAATCACCAAAAAACACTTCATTACACCTGGTGGTAGGTTGGGCAGGCACTACAATACAATATCTTTCTCTCTTATGCAAGACTCAAGCCTTTCCTTGTTCTTTTCTTACTTGGTATCCTCCCCACTTAGGAACCCAGGCTTTTACAAACACTGCATTGCCCAATTTTGAAAAGCAGTTTCCCAGAGAAGACACTAAATCACTTCCTGGTTCAGGCATTCATTCAATGAATACTTGTTGCACACCTACTACATGCCCTTAGTCACTGGGTTTAGCAAAATGATACAGTGGGATTCAGGCAGGAATTTACCAGCTAGTGGGAAATACAGATATTAGTAACCAATATCTGTTTACTAATTGATTTACACAGCTGGAACACTCTTTGAGTGTTCCAAAGAGGGAGGTAAAAAATACCTATCACAGTTTATCAGCATCAGCATAAAAGGGTTTAAAATTCCTTATTGACAAAACAATTTttgttcagaaaacaaagatcatggcatccagtcccatcacttcatggcaaatagatggagaaacagtggaaacagtggcagacattattttggggggttccaaaatcactgcagatggtgactgcagccatgaaataaacagACACtttatccttggaagaaaagttatgaccaacctagagagtgtattaaaaagcagagacactactttgccaaccaaggtccatctagtcaaggctatggtttttccagtagtcgtgtatggatgtgaaagttggactataaagaaagcttagtgccgaagaattgatgcttttgaactgtggtattggagaagactcttgagagtcccttggactgcaaggagatccaaccagtccatcctaaaggaaatcagtcctgggtgttcattagaaggactgatgttgaagctgaaactccaatactttggccacctcatgtgaagagctgactcatttgaaaagaccctgatgctgggaaagattgaaggtgagaaaaggggacgacagaggatgagatggttggatggcatcaccgactcaatggacatgagtttgggtgaactccgggagttggtgatggacaggaaggcctgacgtgctgcagtccatggggtcgcaaagcattggacacgactgagtgactgaactgaactgaactgattgacaaAACAAAGCCTGCTGTGAATCTTCAGGATTAATCTAACCTGTAAATTTCAAgttaaactgctgctgctgctgctaagttaaaCTAGTGATACTCAAATCCTGTTATCTGATTAGTTTGATAGAATCCTGACTGACCACATAACTGCAACATAGCATAATGCAAACTTTAAGGATCCAATAATTCCAGCTTGGGTGCGTTTGCTGATTTCCTGACTAGCCTCACAAAAAGCAGCACCATATGAGAACTGCAGTTTGCATTTCAGGTTTCTACCCCTAGAAAATCCCCATTGTTTATTCTGTCCTACTTTTGGCCAAGGAAGAAGAGTCATATAAAGCCAGCCATAGTTTCCTGGCCACTCAAAATAAAGTGACCTATTTTAAGTCTAAAGAAAAAGGGACTGCAAATACAGCCTTGCTTCCCTCACTGGAGCTACCTCCACTAGAACAACCTACTGGGACACCTACTGTAGCTACTGGGAGATGCTACATGGCATTCAATAATGGCTCCTAAAACAAAATCCAAAGCTTACACattaaaatcaaagagaaagtACTTCCAGTGAAGAAAACAGGATAACAAATGAAGGATACTTTCAAAGACACAATCTTACATGCCGCTATGACATTCACATTCTTGATAAAATGTATCCTGACCTAGGATGTTGCTGGA comes from Dama dama isolate Ldn47 chromosome 1, ASM3311817v1, whole genome shotgun sequence and encodes:
- the MPZL3 gene encoding myelin protein zero-like protein 3 isoform X2, which encodes MQQSGVPGSRGCALCPLLGVLFFQGVYVVFSLEIKADAHVRGYVGENIKLRCTFKSSSSITDKLTIDWTYRPPSSSRTESIFHYQSFQYPTTAGTFRDRISWVGDVYKGDASISISNPTMKDNGTFSCAVKNPPDVHHNIPATELTVTERGFGTMLSSVALLSILVFIPSTVVVILLLVRMGRKSAGLKKRSKSGYKKSSIEVSDEIQTMKRHIDESLHDRRRVT
- the MPZL3 gene encoding myelin protein zero-like protein 3 isoform X1, whose protein sequence is MQQSGVPGSRGCALCPLLGVLFFQGVYVVFSLEIKADAHVRGYVGENIKLRCTFKSSSSITDKLTIDWTYRPPSSSRTESIFHYQSFQYPTTAGTFRDRISWVGDVYKGDASISISNPTMKDNGTFSCAVKNPPDVHHNIPATELTVTERGFGTMLSSVALLSILVFIPSTVVVILLLVRMGRKSAGLKKRSKSGYKKSSIEVSDDTDQEGGDCMAKFCVRCAECVDSDYEETY
- the MPZL3 gene encoding myelin protein zero-like protein 3 isoform X3, which codes for MQQSGVPGSRGCALCPLLGVLFFQDKLTIDWTYRPPSSSRTESIFHYQSFQYPTTAGTFRDRISWVGDVYKGDASISISNPTMKDNGTFSCAVKNPPDVHHNIPATELTVTERGFGTMLSSVALLSILVFIPSTVVVILLLVRMGRKSAGLKKRSKSGYKKSSIEVSDDTDQEGGDCMAKFCVRCAECVDSDYEETY